The Campylobacter ureolyticus ACS-301-V-Sch3b genome has a segment encoding these proteins:
- a CDS encoding CRISPR-associated endoribonuclease Cas6 yields MLKIESKIHSKNLKIYKGLSKLIQGFFYANLPVAEHIGYKHSSGKIFKKTNFCFSLYNGLLTIKFSALEKELEEIVAVSLLKNGLKLGEICLVDTCVNLSDHNTNKTEINFNGYVVCNVKSLLNKKIYLEPQDSRHLEIMKNNLLQKYETFYGKKYNEKCEITLLSQDFENYKKFYYGNNVNYMKAWLATWNIKASNELINLALSTGLGTGVMSYGCGFVEEIKV; encoded by the coding sequence ATGTTAAAAATAGAAAGTAAAATACATTCAAAAAATCTTAAAATTTATAAAGGCTTGTCAAAATTAATTCAAGGTTTTTTTTATGCAAATCTGCCAGTAGCTGAGCATATTGGCTACAAGCATAGTAGTGGCAAAATATTTAAAAAAACAAATTTTTGTTTTAGTTTATATAATGGTCTTTTGACAATTAAATTTAGTGCTTTGGAAAAAGAACTTGAAGAAATAGTAGCTGTATCGCTACTAAAAAATGGTTTAAAGCTTGGAGAAATTTGTCTTGTTGATACCTGCGTAAATTTAAGTGATCACAACACAAATAAAACTGAAATAAATTTTAATGGATATGTAGTTTGTAATGTAAAAAGCCTTTTAAATAAAAAAATCTATCTTGAACCGCAAGACTCCAGACATCTTGAGATAATGAAAAACAACCTACTTCAAAAATACGAAACTTTTTATGGTAAAAAATACAATGAAAAGTGTGAGATAACTCTACTATCACAAGACTTTGAAAATTACAAAAAATTCTACTATGGAAATAATGTAAATTATATGAAAGCTTGGCTTGCAACTTGGAATATAAAAGCTAGTAACGAGCTTATAAATTTAGCACTATCTACGGGTCTTGGAACAGGAGTAATGAGTTATGGATGCGGATTTGTAGAAGAAATTAAAGTCTAG
- a CDS encoding TM1802 family CRISPR-associated protein codes for MTKNLFLFIILEILKRLEMSLVQKLHNIGNLVSDDDFISLLKTDFDASSYTVLSVNFSVNNQTLVKKPTLTKTSLDKLNTFFTKAIGGRGSGYFYLYPNFTYQKKDDLYKKFKNTAPTFEKSVLVFANEQNQNLAKPVFEYIKNYEKDELGFKTFSKNDYLLIFTINGKTIRELMPEILTNFIQNFVFVHSKTKFKKGVDFITQKEDICGYNPDVKFFTFDNYHDKFKEQITTKLPLSKKSASNIKKGWMYIINNLKFYHGKLEYIIIPSIAKFDEKAYKIILDSFKKAQKTYSLEDKASKEDILIRKLQKEVGDLETIRSSYVDLYFIFIDKVNLSVKIFGSIENLLPSKIRDVGAKMMEQKVCDYYSIGKKKDGFLYLSDYFATYELFVFFGKAKGSLKEFNRLLNKKENEGIKNKILQEKIYLAKLLLGYEKIEYSKLLDKFEHFREFDFKNKKKLNDKNIKEWVEFSDNFIQNEDRAIKFLDSINAIKRG; via the coding sequence TTGACAAAAAATTTATTTTTATTTATAATTCTTGAAATTTTAAAAAGGCTTGAAATGAGTTTGGTTCAAAAGCTTCATAATATCGGCAATTTAGTAAGCGATGATGATTTTATAAGTTTATTAAAAACTGATTTTGATGCATCAAGTTATACGGTTTTGAGTGTTAATTTTAGCGTAAACAATCAAACTCTTGTTAAAAAGCCAACTCTTACAAAAACTTCACTTGATAAACTAAATACGTTTTTTACAAAAGCGATTGGGGGAAGAGGAAGTGGATATTTCTATCTTTATCCGAATTTTACCTATCAAAAAAAGGATGATCTTTATAAAAAGTTTAAAAATACAGCTCCAACTTTTGAAAAATCGGTGCTGGTTTTTGCAAATGAGCAAAATCAAAATTTAGCAAAACCTGTTTTTGAATATATAAAAAACTATGAAAAAGACGAACTTGGGTTTAAAACTTTTTCTAAAAACGACTATTTGCTGATATTTACAATAAACGGAAAAACCATAAGAGAGCTAATGCCTGAAATTTTAACAAATTTTATCCAAAATTTTGTTTTTGTACACTCAAAAACAAAATTTAAAAAAGGTGTTGATTTTATTACTCAAAAAGAAGATATTTGTGGATACAATCCTGATGTTAAATTTTTTACATTTGACAATTATCATGATAAATTTAAAGAGCAAATAACAACTAAGCTTCCACTTTCTAAAAAAAGTGCATCAAACATAAAAAAAGGTTGGATGTATATCATTAACAATCTTAAATTTTATCATGGAAAGCTTGAATATATAATAATTCCATCAATAGCCAAATTTGATGAGAAAGCTTATAAAATCATATTAGATAGTTTTAAAAAAGCACAAAAAACTTATAGCTTAGAAGATAAAGCCTCAAAAGAAGATATTTTGATAAGAAAACTTCAAAAAGAAGTGGGTGACTTGGAGACGATAAGATCAAGTTATGTTGATCTATATTTTATTTTTATAGATAAAGTAAATTTATCGGTTAAAATTTTTGGAAGTATAGAAAACCTTTTGCCAAGTAAGATAAGAGATGTGGGAGCAAAGATGATGGAACAAAAAGTTTGCGATTATTATTCTATAGGAAAGAAAAAAGATGGTTTTTTGTATCTTAGTGATTATTTCGCGACATACGAACTTTTTGTGTTTTTTGGAAAAGCAAAAGGATCACTTAAAGAGTTTAATAGGCTTTTGAATAAAAAAGAAAATGAAGGAATTAAAAATAAAATATTGCAAGAAAAAATATATCTTGCAAAGCTGCTTTTGGGATATGAAAAGATTGAGTATTCAAAACTTTTGGATAAATTTGAACATTTTAGAGAATTTGATTTTAAAAACAAAAAAAAGCTAAACGATAAAAATATAAAAGAGTGGGTTGAGTTTAGTGATAATTTTATTCAAAATGAAGATAGAGCTATAAAGTTTTTAGATAGTATAAATGCGATAAAAAGGGGTTAG
- a CDS encoding type I CRISPR-associated protein Cas7, whose protein sequence is MIAKHSELLFIWDAKMTNPNGDMLNDNAPRFDETDRKAIVSDVRVKRTIRDDLQDRKNKTIFVNNPETVQSAETRFNELQKSSNLKDIKEVF, encoded by the coding sequence ATGATAGCAAAGCATAGTGAGTTACTTTTTATCTGGGATGCAAAGATGACAAATCCAAACGGTGATATGCTAAATGACAATGCGCCAAGATTTGATGAAACCGATAGGAAAGCTATAGTTAGCGATGTTAGAGTTAAAAGAACAATTAGAGATGATTTACAAGATAGAAAAAATAAAACTATTTTTGTAAATAACCCAGAAACTGTTCAGTCTGCAGAAACAAGATTTAACGAGCTTCAAAAATCATCAAATTTAAAAGATATTAAGGAAGTTTTTTAA
- a CDS encoding type I CRISPR-associated protein Cas7, producing the protein MGAVQFSWAKSLNQTETILSQGTGAFGKDGKNNKTFRTDNYLPYALFAMYGTINSINAKKSNASEDDINEMIDSMWNGTKLLNTRSKIGQKPRALFRIIYNDTYVIGLLDELISIKNKNSDDIRKFDECEICFDELIEAIKIADEKIEKIEIYYDESIKEKLSVFKDLEKVDMKVM; encoded by the coding sequence ATTGGTGCGGTTCAATTTTCATGGGCAAAATCCTTAAATCAAACAGAGACTATTTTAAGTCAAGGAACTGGAGCATTTGGAAAAGATGGAAAAAATAATAAAACTTTTAGAACCGATAATTACTTGCCTTACGCACTTTTTGCGATGTATGGAACCATAAACTCTATAAATGCAAAAAAATCAAATGCAAGCGAAGATGATATAAACGAGATGATTGATTCTATGTGGAATGGAACAAAACTTTTAAATACAAGAAGTAAAATCGGCCAAAAACCAAGAGCACTTTTTAGAATAATTTACAATGATACCTATGTTATAGGGCTTCTTGATGAATTAATCAGTATTAAAAATAAAAATTCTGATGATATTAGAAAATTTGACGAATGTGAAATTTGCTTCGATGAGCTTATAGAAGCGATAAAAATAGCAGATGAAAAGATAGAAAAAATAGAAATTTACTATGATGAAAGCATAAAAGAAAAGCTTAGTGTTTTTAAAGATTTAGAAAAAGTTGATATGAAAGTTATGTGA
- the cas5 gene encoding CRISPR-associated protein Cas5 encodes MFAFKIWSKFGAFKDPMTISQNITLNFPPKTAVAGMMAAILGIDEYLKDDGFNSFKYSVVINSGTSKKSFSQNYINDYTKKTNSHLANLQMLNFKAIKDGLRDTKAPQKPINRELLINPAFTIFIDGFEFEDEIVKSLKSRLLKYNLYMGNSEFSANFSFLPLKSFLMKKFDFVSLDSFLEQSLVESIEFDDNVFYKNTLITTKLNHKRSPIKSINLVHSNSKITAKNIEAYEILTSEGKYFCRFV; translated from the coding sequence ATGTTTGCTTTTAAAATTTGGAGTAAATTTGGAGCTTTTAAAGATCCGATGACGATTAGTCAAAATATAACTTTAAATTTCCCTCCAAAAACAGCCGTTGCAGGTATGATGGCTGCGATTTTAGGTATAGATGAGTATTTAAAAGATGATGGCTTTAATAGCTTTAAATATAGCGTAGTTATAAACAGCGGCACTTCAAAAAAGAGTTTTTCGCAAAATTACATAAATGACTATACTAAAAAGACAAACTCACATCTTGCTAACTTGCAAATGCTAAATTTTAAAGCGATAAAAGATGGTCTAAGAGATACAAAAGCACCACAAAAACCAATAAATAGAGAGCTTTTAATAAATCCAGCTTTTACCATTTTTATAGATGGGTTTGAATTTGAAGATGAAATTGTAAAAAGCTTAAAAAGCCGTCTTTTAAAATATAATTTATACATGGGCAATAGCGAGTTTAGTGCAAATTTTAGTTTTTTGCCGCTTAAGAGTTTTTTAATGAAGAAATTTGATTTTGTAAGCTTGGACTCATTTTTAGAGCAAAGTTTGGTTGAAAGTATTGAGTTTGATGACAATGTGTTTTATAAAAACACTCTCATTACGACAAAGCTTAACCACAAACGCTCTCCTATAAAATCTATAAATTTAGTCCATTCAAATAGCAAAATAACGGCTAAAAACATAGAAGCTTATGAAATTTTAACAAGCGAAGGAAAATATTTTTGTAGGTTTGTGTGA
- the cas3 gene encoding CRISPR-associated helicase Cas3', with product MLYSHPKKEYKNHIKNLVDSFDDKEFAKCAFYHDFAKQSDNFQKYITLKKENFATNKEFEKERNRLKTTHSLESAYIYFFMQDNKNIDFIINLCAILKHHSNLENFESMLNYLTCIENNLNSDEKISNITSSLKAADSKAFLEIIQKDKIYEFADFFDDILDEVKNFFKIENFFKFKDRYSKLILADKFEAIFDKPYKSLDFISSKICENIIQNIHAQISNKPPNDYKNSSRKTIFKNYEANKDKDKFIIKAPTGIGKTYIALELALKIATQKPKKRIITAIPFTSIIDQTFLEYEKVIPKNLGLLKYHYLSKYTDDEKEQFSKKIFLADIWHEPLIITTFNQLLNIFFSNSNKDNLKLQTLKNSVIIVDEIQNISRVLLQDLAFVFNEFGKIYNIDFIIMSATMPHLNLENFTIISESDFYKSKQNRYKISFFDEIKNIKDLVCVLNSQTKSTICVVNTIAKAQAIYKELKKDENLYLLTTHQMSKHRIELLKEISKKLKEQKPVKLIATQLIEAGVDLDFSVGFREFAPFTSIVQMAGRVNRNGIKSKISECFVFDFLEFENVDKKLPYHGIDLQEEFVKNSLKNGIYENEIFEILEEYFKRVKDETTHTKINEKMRKLEFTTIYGDFTANFMPKQPWKVSVFIEERKDEFKEFIEKRDNILNSYDDKFEALAKIKDLEKTLLNQTININHKLIENLQLKEIFGRYILNFGFKNYTKEFGFTTDLTIEEEAFS from the coding sequence ATGCTTTATTCTCATCCAAAAAAAGAGTATAAAAACCATATTAAAAATCTAGTAGATAGTTTTGATGATAAAGAGTTTGCAAAGTGTGCTTTTTATCATGATTTTGCTAAGCAATCAGATAATTTTCAAAAATACATCACGCTAAAAAAGGAAAATTTTGCCACTAACAAAGAGTTTGAAAAAGAACGAAATAGACTAAAAACAACGCACTCTTTGGAAAGTGCTTATATATATTTTTTTATGCAAGATAATAAAAATATTGATTTTATTATAAATTTATGTGCTATTTTAAAACACCACTCAAATTTAGAAAATTTTGAAAGTATGCTAAATTACCTTACCTGCATAGAAAATAATTTAAACTCAGATGAAAAGATAAGCAACATCACCTCATCTTTAAAAGCAGCAGATTCAAAAGCTTTTTTAGAGATTATACAAAAAGATAAAATATACGAATTTGCCGACTTTTTTGATGACATTTTGGACGAAGTAAAAAACTTTTTTAAAATAGAAAATTTCTTTAAATTTAAAGATAGATATTCAAAGTTGATTTTGGCTGATAAATTTGAAGCTATTTTTGATAAGCCTTACAAGAGCTTGGATTTTATATCGTCCAAAATTTGTGAAAATATCATCCAAAACATACACGCACAAATTTCAAACAAACCACCAAATGATTATAAAAACAGCTCAAGAAAAACTATATTTAAAAATTATGAAGCCAACAAAGACAAAGATAAATTTATAATAAAAGCTCCAACTGGCATTGGAAAGACATATATCGCACTTGAGCTTGCGCTAAAAATTGCCACACAAAAGCCTAAAAAACGCATAATCACAGCTATTCCATTTACTTCTATAATAGATCAGACTTTTTTAGAATATGAAAAAGTTATCCCTAAAAATTTAGGTCTTTTAAAATATCATTACCTATCAAAATATACCGATGATGAAAAAGAGCAGTTTTCTAAAAAGATATTTTTAGCAGATATTTGGCATGAGCCACTTATCATAACTACTTTTAATCAGCTTTTAAACATCTTTTTTTCAAACTCAAACAAAGATAACTTAAAACTTCAAACTCTTAAAAATAGCGTTATTATTGTTGATGAAATTCAAAACATCTCTAGAGTTTTGCTGCAGGATTTAGCGTTTGTGTTTAATGAGTTTGGTAAAATTTATAATATAGATTTTATAATTATGTCAGCAACAATGCCACATCTTAATTTAGAAAATTTCACAATTATTTCAGAAAGTGACTTTTACAAGTCGAAACAAAACAGATATAAAATTTCATTTTTTGATGAGATAAAAAATATCAAAGATTTGGTTTGTGTATTAAACTCGCAAACTAAAAGTACGATTTGTGTTGTAAATACCATAGCAAAGGCTCAAGCTATATATAAAGAACTTAAAAAAGATGAAAATCTCTATCTTCTTACAACTCATCAAATGTCAAAGCACAGAATAGAGCTACTTAAAGAAATATCTAAAAAACTAAAAGAGCAAAAGCCAGTTAAACTTATCGCAACGCAGCTTATAGAAGCTGGAGTTGATCTTGATTTTAGCGTTGGGTTTAGAGAATTTGCTCCATTTACTTCTATAGTACAGATGGCAGGACGTGTAAATAGAAACGGTATAAAGAGTAAAATAAGTGAGTGTTTTGTTTTTGATTTTTTGGAGTTTGAAAATGTAGATAAAAAACTTCCATATCATGGTATAGACTTACAAGAGGAGTTTGTAAAAAATAGCCTAAAAAATGGCATTTATGAAAATGAGATATTTGAAATTTTAGAGGAGTATTTTAAAAGAGTAAAAGATGAAACAACTCACACTAAAATTAATGAAAAAATGCGAAAACTTGAATTTACCACAATTTATGGTGATTTTACAGCGAATTTCATGCCAAAACAGCCATGGAAAGTTTCGGTTTTTATAGAGGAAAGAAAAGATGAGTTTAAAGAGTTTATAGAAAAAAGAGATAATATTTTAAACTCGTATGATGATAAATTTGAAGCTTTAGCAAAGATAAAAGATTTGGAAAAAACTCTTTTAAATCAAACCATAAACATAAATCACAAACTAATCGAAAATTTACAATTAAAAGAGATATTTGGAAGATATATACTTAATTTTGGTTTTAAAAACTATACAAAAGAGTTTGGCTTTACAACGGATTTAACAATAGAAGAAGAGGCGTTTTCATGA
- a CDS encoding CRISPR-associated protein Cas4, with the protein MSFPKEQISGTLVNYYATCKREAWLYSRKIHARQDDENVLIGKSLSELKENLDDFPYSNLQFDKVSKQKGHYEITEYKKTLKNKNAAKMQLLFYIYTLKNALGLKKVYGKVVSAKTAITVDDSDENFDFMKRILSDMSEFLSLDLPPKAIKTKFCKNCAYNDYCF; encoded by the coding sequence ATGAGCTTTCCAAAAGAGCAGATCTCGGGCACACTTGTAAACTACTATGCAACTTGTAAAAGAGAAGCGTGGCTTTACTCAAGAAAAATTCACGCAAGACAAGATGATGAAAATGTGCTGATTGGCAAATCTTTGTCCGAATTAAAAGAAAATTTAGATGATTTTCCATACTCAAATCTGCAATTTGACAAAGTTTCAAAGCAAAAAGGGCATTATGAAATAACAGAATATAAAAAAACTTTAAAAAATAAAAATGCTGCAAAAATGCAACTTCTTTTTTATATCTATACTCTTAAAAACGCACTAGGATTAAAAAAGGTTTATGGAAAAGTTGTAAGCGCAAAAACCGCTATAACCGTAGACGATAGTGATGAAAACTTTGATTTTATGAAACGGATTTTATCTGATATGAGTGAGTTTTTAAGTCTTGATTTGCCACCAAAAGCTATAAAAACTAAATTTTGTAAAAACTGCGCTTATAATGACTACTGTTTTTAG
- the cas2 gene encoding CRISPR-associated endonuclease Cas2 has product MYVILFYDISSSDEKAKKNANKVRKLVEKYLPRVQFSVFEGEIRKSDLIKLKGMLKKLIYDEFDSVVIYTFEKPSYTTREVIGIDKNEPLFS; this is encoded by the coding sequence ATGTATGTGATTTTGTTTTATGATATATCAAGTAGTGATGAAAAAGCAAAAAAGAATGCAAATAAAGTAAGAAAACTTGTCGAAAAATACCTTCCAAGAGTGCAATTTAGTGTATTTGAAGGTGAGATTAGAAAAAGCGATTTGATAAAACTTAAAGGTATGCTTAAAAAATTAATCTATGATGAGTTTGACTCGGTTGTGATTTATACTTTTGAAAAGCCAAGTTACACAACAAGAGAGGTCATTGGAATCGATAAAAACGAGCCGCTTTTTAGCTAA
- the cas1 gene encoding CRISPR-associated endonuclease Cas1, whose amino-acid sequence MKNDRTHFILNNGKLYRKDNNIYFDKFDEQNLVIDTKILPINSIDEIYILGKVELDTYTMSFLSTNNILLHIFSAHGSFRGNFYPNSPNSVNKSGFVFLNQLRSFDDEIKRVAIAKEITRARMKNAANNCIKKAVKFETQKYLNALDKASSIAEIMACEGAFAKEYYQKWNEIIKDQKSFKFITRSKRPPTDKINAFISYVNTRIYNVCLGEIYKTELDPRISFLHEPNYRSLSLHLDLAEIFKPLIGDNLIFNMLNKKEITPKDFKTNAGRIRFSNDAVQKIELNMIKSLTSVVSLGKQNLTYRQIIRREANRIKKCICENYPYEGFVGEI is encoded by the coding sequence ATGAAAAACGATAGAACACATTTTATACTAAACAACGGAAAACTCTACCGAAAAGATAACAACATTTATTTTGATAAATTTGATGAGCAAAACTTAGTTATAGACACTAAAATTTTACCGATAAATAGCATCGATGAAATTTACATCTTGGGAAAAGTTGAGCTAGATACTTACACGATGTCATTTTTAAGCACAAACAATATCTTGCTTCATATCTTTAGCGCACACGGTAGTTTTCGTGGAAACTTCTACCCAAACTCGCCAAATTCCGTAAATAAAAGTGGTTTTGTCTTTTTAAACCAGCTAAGAAGTTTTGATGATGAGATAAAAAGAGTTGCGATTGCCAAAGAAATTACAAGAGCAAGGATGAAAAATGCAGCAAATAACTGCATAAAAAAAGCGGTCAAATTTGAAACGCAGAAATATTTAAACGCGCTTGATAAGGCAAGTTCTATTGCAGAAATTATGGCATGTGAGGGAGCTTTTGCAAAAGAGTATTATCAAAAGTGGAATGAAATTATTAAAGATCAAAAAAGCTTTAAATTTATAACCCGTTCAAAACGTCCACCAACAGATAAGATTAACGCTTTTATAAGTTATGTAAACACGCGGATTTATAATGTTTGTCTAGGTGAAATTTATAAAACCGAGCTTGATCCTAGGATTTCGTTCTTGCATGAGCCAAACTACCGCTCACTTAGCTTGCATCTTGATTTAGCTGAGATTTTTAAGCCACTTATTGGGGATAATTTGATTTTTAATATGCTAAATAAAAAAGAAATAACACCAAAAGATTTTAAAACAAATGCTGGACGGATTCGTTTTAGCAACGACGCAGTACAAAAAATAGAGTTAAATATGATAAAGTCTTTAACCTCTGTTGTAAGTCTTGGCAAACAAAACCTTACATATAGGCAAATCATAAGGCGTGAGGCAAACAGGATAAAAAAGTGTATTTGTGAAAATTATCCTTATGAGGGCTTTGTGGGTGAGATTTAA